One window from the genome of Leptospira broomii serovar Hurstbridge str. 5399 encodes:
- the infC gene encoding translation initiation factor IF-3, giving the protein MQRKPQPKPTDKLFSHRINEKITGVAQVRLVTDDGVMIVGFEEALRKAKEENLDLVEVSGDQEIHVCKLIDYGKYKFELLKKSKEAKKKQHVINVKEVKIRPRIDQHDYEIKKRHAVEFLQKGDKVKVSLRFRGREMMHSELGMNVVNRMVEDLKGYGTPEREPVLDGRQIVVVITPAVAK; this is encoded by the coding sequence ATGCAGAGGAAGCCCCAACCTAAACCCACGGATAAACTGTTTAGCCATAGAATTAATGAAAAAATTACTGGGGTTGCCCAAGTAAGATTGGTCACAGATGACGGTGTCATGATCGTCGGCTTTGAAGAAGCCCTCCGGAAGGCGAAGGAAGAAAACCTGGACTTGGTAGAAGTATCTGGAGACCAGGAAATTCACGTTTGCAAGCTGATCGACTACGGTAAGTATAAGTTCGAGCTACTTAAAAAAAGCAAAGAAGCGAAGAAGAAACAACACGTAATTAATGTAAAAGAAGTGAAGATTCGTCCTCGGATCGATCAGCATGATTATGAGATTAAAAAACGCCACGCAGTCGAGTTCCTTCAAAAAGGGGACAAGGTGAAAGTGAGCCTCCGCTTCCGGGGCCGAGAAATGATGCACTCGGAATTAGGGATGAACGTAGTCAATCGAATGGTTGAAGACTTAAAAGGTTATGGTACGCCTGAACGGGAACCGGTGTTAGACGGACGTCAAATCGTCGTCGTGATCACCCCCGCCGTCGCGAAATAG
- a CDS encoding DUF2283 domain-containing protein — protein sequence MDREIKIYFDKESDYLEVLFEKKEGYFKETENDAVMEKVDTSGNVIGFSILKVSAFQAEPVSVLLRSGAA from the coding sequence ATGGATAGAGAGATCAAGATATATTTCGATAAAGAATCGGACTATTTAGAGGTTCTTTTTGAAAAGAAAGAAGGGTACTTTAAAGAGACGGAGAACGATGCAGTAATGGAAAAAGTCGATACGTCAGGTAATGTAATTGGTTTTTCCATCTTAAAGGTAAGTGCTTTTCAGGCCGAGCCTGTATCAGTTCTGTTACGAAGCGGAGCCGCGTGA
- the thrS gene encoding threonine--tRNA ligase — translation MEVSNKIVKFVLPDGSQKETSIGSTYKEFIESNLPFLKNKALAVRLNGTQVLDLSRTIDMDAKLEVLTFQDKEGWETFQHSAAHLLGMAVQNLYKDAKLTVGPVIENGPGFFYYDIDFGDTIITPEDFPQIEVEMKKIVESDYEIFRRVLDKKEAVSTFAKMGENYKIEIIGQIPDEQVSIYGMGEWFDLCRGPHIPRSGFLKAFKLTALSGAYWKANKENRMLTRIYGVAFPSKKELDEYLLRLEEAKKRDHRKLGKELDLFSFQPEAPGFPFWHPKGTILWNSLADYIRKECAKRGYHEIRTPAVLSSDLWRKSGHWDNFYENMYFVSIDEEEFAIKPMNCPGCSLIYRHHLHSYRELPLRFAELGSVHRHELHGVLHGLFRVRAFTQDDAHIYTPLDFMESEVVDIIDFTFHVYRKFGFTEFKTYIATRPEKSQGKDEDWEFSTNALKQALDKKGIPFEIKEGEGAFYGPKIEFNIKDSIGRMWQCGTIQIDFSMPDRFELDYTDSDGSKRRPVMIHRAIYGSLERFIGILTEHFEGKFPLWVSPNQIRILTVTDSVQSYGQEVLKNLIDLGFRVEADFRNEKIGAKIRDSILKKANYLLVLGEKERESGTLAVRKRGSEETINLSFAEFVKQLESEIQSSI, via the coding sequence GTGGAAGTTAGCAATAAGATCGTAAAATTCGTTCTGCCTGACGGCAGCCAGAAAGAGACCTCAATCGGTTCCACCTATAAAGAATTTATAGAATCGAATCTCCCATTTTTAAAGAACAAGGCCTTGGCGGTTCGTTTAAATGGAACCCAGGTTTTGGATTTAAGCCGTACTATCGATATGGATGCAAAGCTGGAAGTACTCACCTTTCAAGATAAAGAAGGCTGGGAAACCTTTCAACATTCTGCGGCTCACTTACTCGGAATGGCAGTCCAAAATCTATATAAGGATGCAAAGTTAACCGTCGGCCCAGTGATCGAAAACGGACCGGGTTTCTTTTACTACGATATAGATTTCGGCGATACAATAATTACTCCGGAAGACTTTCCCCAGATAGAAGTCGAGATGAAAAAAATCGTAGAAAGCGATTACGAGATATTTCGTAGAGTCTTGGATAAAAAAGAAGCCGTTTCCACTTTTGCGAAGATGGGGGAAAATTATAAGATCGAGATTATCGGTCAAATACCCGACGAGCAAGTTTCCATCTATGGAATGGGAGAATGGTTCGATCTTTGTCGCGGCCCGCATATCCCGCGTTCCGGTTTTCTAAAGGCGTTTAAATTGACCGCTCTCTCCGGGGCGTATTGGAAAGCGAATAAAGAAAATCGAATGTTGACTCGCATTTACGGAGTCGCATTTCCTTCCAAAAAGGAATTGGACGAGTATCTCTTGCGATTGGAAGAGGCTAAGAAGCGCGACCACCGCAAGCTCGGGAAAGAGTTGGACCTTTTCTCTTTTCAACCCGAGGCTCCCGGATTTCCGTTTTGGCATCCTAAAGGAACCATCCTTTGGAATTCGCTGGCTGATTATATTCGAAAAGAATGCGCTAAGCGAGGATATCATGAAATAAGGACCCCCGCGGTTCTATCTTCGGATTTATGGCGTAAAAGCGGTCACTGGGATAATTTTTACGAAAACATGTATTTCGTTTCGATTGATGAAGAGGAATTCGCCATCAAGCCGATGAACTGTCCCGGTTGCAGTCTGATTTACAGGCATCATTTACATTCTTATCGCGAGCTTCCGCTCCGATTCGCGGAACTCGGCAGCGTGCACCGCCATGAACTTCATGGAGTTTTGCACGGACTCTTTAGGGTGCGAGCATTTACTCAGGACGACGCTCATATTTATACTCCGCTTGATTTTATGGAATCGGAAGTCGTGGACATCATCGACTTTACGTTTCATGTATATAGAAAATTCGGATTTACTGAATTTAAAACTTATATCGCGACGCGCCCCGAGAAATCTCAGGGCAAAGACGAGGACTGGGAATTTTCTACGAATGCCCTTAAGCAAGCATTGGATAAGAAGGGAATTCCTTTCGAAATTAAAGAAGGCGAGGGCGCCTTTTACGGACCGAAGATCGAGTTTAATATTAAGGATTCTATCGGAAGAATGTGGCAATGCGGAACAATCCAAATCGATTTTTCGATGCCTGACCGTTTCGAGTTGGATTATACCGATTCGGACGGATCAAAAAGACGTCCAGTGATGATTCATAGGGCCATTTACGGATCTTTGGAACGATTCATCGGCATTTTAACGGAACATTTCGAAGGGAAATTCCCTCTTTGGGTCTCTCCGAACCAAATTCGAATCCTTACCGTCACCGATTCGGTCCAGTCGTATGGACAGGAAGTCTTAAAGAATTTGATAGACCTGGGCTTTAGAGTCGAAGCGGATTTTCGTAACGAAAAAATCGGAGCGAAAATTCGAGATTCAATATTAAAAAAAGCCAATTACTTACTCGTCTTAGGCGAAAAGGAAAGAGAGTCGGGTACTTTAGCGGTTCGGAAGAGGGGATCGGAGGAAACAATAAACCTTTCATTTGCAGAATTTGTAAAGCAATTGGAATCGGAGATTCAATCGAGTATTTGA
- the carA gene encoding glutamine-hydrolyzing carbamoyl-phosphate synthase small subunit, protein MKAFLVLENGDVYEGESFGYETQSVGEIVFNTSLAGYQEILTDPSYANQIITLTYPMIGNYGISPEYMESSKIQASGMIVKEYVDRPSNFKSEKTLSQFLKEYKIPGIQGIDTRKLTRFIRTNGAPNGGIFVAEEYSNSFLEKVKRFPGIANADLAKVVSTNHKYEFGTLEGKKYKLAVYDYGVKTNILRLLDAVGFAVTVYPAETPADEIMKDGVDAFFLSNGPGDPAACTYAIESTRAILEKGYPLFGICLGHQIIGLTMGKKTEKMKFGHRGGNQPVKNMATGKVEITSQNHGFAVVAESSEKEPVSFVNLNDQTVEGILKSGYPLLSVQYHPESAPGPNDSRYLFKKFYDLVDSTKNGLKLTSIL, encoded by the coding sequence ATGAAAGCGTTCTTGGTTTTGGAAAACGGGGACGTATACGAGGGCGAGTCCTTCGGCTACGAGACCCAATCTGTCGGGGAAATCGTCTTCAATACGTCATTGGCAGGATACCAAGAAATTTTAACGGATCCGTCTTACGCCAACCAAATTATCACGCTCACCTACCCAATGATAGGGAACTATGGTATCAGTCCCGAATATATGGAATCTTCTAAGATTCAGGCTAGTGGGATGATCGTTAAAGAGTACGTGGATCGCCCTTCCAACTTCAAATCCGAAAAAACTCTCTCACAATTTCTGAAAGAATATAAAATTCCCGGGATTCAAGGAATAGACACCCGGAAATTAACTCGCTTTATCCGCACTAACGGCGCGCCAAACGGAGGCATCTTCGTTGCTGAAGAATATTCGAATTCCTTTCTGGAGAAAGTGAAGAGGTTTCCCGGAATCGCGAACGCAGATCTCGCGAAAGTAGTCAGTACCAATCATAAATACGAATTCGGCACTTTAGAAGGAAAGAAATATAAACTCGCAGTTTACGATTACGGAGTAAAAACCAATATTCTGCGGCTTTTAGATGCGGTAGGATTTGCAGTGACCGTTTATCCGGCAGAAACTCCTGCTGACGAAATTATGAAAGATGGAGTCGATGCATTCTTCCTATCCAACGGCCCGGGAGATCCTGCCGCATGTACCTATGCCATTGAATCGACGAGAGCCATCCTAGAAAAAGGATATCCACTCTTCGGAATTTGCCTAGGCCATCAAATCATCGGCCTAACCATGGGTAAGAAAACCGAAAAAATGAAATTCGGTCATAGGGGGGGAAATCAACCGGTTAAGAATATGGCAACCGGCAAAGTGGAAATCACCTCTCAGAATCACGGCTTCGCGGTGGTTGCGGAATCCTCGGAAAAAGAACCGGTATCTTTCGTGAATCTGAATGATCAGACGGTCGAAGGGATTTTAAAATCCGGCTATCCTTTACTTTCTGTCCAGTACCACCCCGAAAGCGCCCCCGGACCTAATGACAGTAGGTATCTGTTCAAGAAGTTCTACGACTTAGTGGACTCTACAAAGAACGGACTAAAGCTAACTAGCATCTTATAG
- a CDS encoding MBOAT family O-acyltransferase, translating to MLFHSLGFLLFFGVVYFLYNRFDTRGQNFLLLVSGLAFYVSWGWEPTLILVFSVLGNFLGGLWLSNVTDSRKSLVAGILIGLNLALLGVFKYSSFGAQVWNDLAFMFGGQGIRIPKLLLPLGISFYTFHNISYIVEIRINRIRASTDLVQFCVYDLFFPLLLIGPIERPNSLLPQIANPRVIVNEEVWAGIWLFSWGIFKKVFVGDNLLFFVEKVLQPGVVWPDGIVWWLAFVMSLQLYADFSGYTDAARGLARMLGFKLTNNFNFPYLASNPTEFWKRWHISLSSWLRDYIYIPLGGNRSGLLRQIFNIMFVWLLGGLWHGAAYGFLVWGLFCGLQISFYLIGAKTLGRSEWTSKIWIQKSSKFVGAILTWTLFSFGLILFNITRPSDWIPYFHNAFSGYYWSPELAAKVLFFGFPLIFVDILQIRAGGSDEFFSRWSRSRSFLKYSVLAFLFALLFMSAGVFEKKVFFYFQF from the coding sequence ATGTTATTTCACTCCTTGGGATTTCTGCTCTTCTTCGGAGTAGTTTATTTCCTATACAATCGTTTCGATACTAGAGGTCAGAATTTTTTATTATTAGTTTCCGGTTTGGCGTTTTACGTTTCTTGGGGTTGGGAGCCGACCTTGATTTTGGTATTTTCGGTACTGGGAAATTTTCTAGGAGGACTTTGGCTCTCCAACGTAACCGATTCACGCAAAAGTTTGGTCGCTGGAATCCTAATCGGATTGAATCTGGCTCTTCTCGGTGTCTTTAAATATAGTTCCTTCGGCGCCCAAGTGTGGAATGATCTAGCTTTTATGTTCGGCGGCCAAGGAATTCGAATACCGAAGCTTTTGTTGCCCCTGGGAATTTCCTTTTATACGTTTCATAATATAAGTTATATCGTCGAAATCAGAATTAATCGAATTCGGGCTTCGACCGATCTGGTACAATTTTGCGTTTATGATTTATTTTTTCCGTTGCTTCTGATCGGTCCGATTGAAAGACCTAATTCCCTGCTTCCACAAATCGCAAATCCTCGCGTCATAGTAAACGAAGAAGTCTGGGCAGGGATATGGCTATTTTCTTGGGGGATTTTTAAGAAAGTCTTTGTCGGAGACAATCTGCTCTTCTTCGTAGAAAAAGTTTTGCAACCGGGAGTCGTTTGGCCGGACGGGATCGTGTGGTGGTTAGCTTTCGTGATGAGTTTACAATTGTACGCCGATTTTTCCGGTTATACGGATGCAGCGAGAGGATTGGCGAGGATGCTAGGCTTTAAACTTACCAACAATTTTAATTTTCCTTATCTAGCCTCGAACCCCACCGAATTTTGGAAGCGCTGGCATATTTCCCTATCGAGTTGGCTCCGGGATTACATATATATTCCTTTAGGAGGAAATCGATCAGGCCTCCTTCGGCAAATCTTTAATATCATGTTCGTTTGGCTCTTAGGCGGTTTATGGCACGGTGCGGCATATGGATTTTTAGTTTGGGGTTTGTTTTGCGGCCTCCAGATTTCTTTCTATCTAATCGGGGCAAAGACTTTGGGTAGATCGGAATGGACTTCGAAGATCTGGATCCAAAAATCGAGCAAATTCGTCGGCGCCATTCTGACATGGACTTTGTTTTCATTCGGTTTAATTCTTTTTAATATTACTCGTCCGAGCGATTGGATTCCGTATTTCCATAATGCATTTTCCGGATATTATTGGTCGCCCGAATTGGCTGCTAAGGTCCTCTTTTTCGGATTTCCTTTGATCTTTGTGGATATTCTGCAGATTAGGGCCGGAGGTTCGGATGAATTTTTCTCCAGATGGAGTCGATCCCGATCATTCTTAAAATATTCGGTTCTCGCCTTTCTCTTTGCGTTACTATTTATGAGCGCGGGTGTTTTCGAAAAAAAAGTCTTCTTTTATTTCCAGTTTTGA
- a CDS encoding cyclic diguanylate phosphodiesterase has translation MGLLDKVSRMIRSETAVPAGDSVSPSKSAAVSEKPSLLRKSMAARAKGLLEKAKEFTSRKEPEEFNSAYGDPAEFEPAPLSASSEDEFSYDSPAAASDFAPNAEFEPMDEDGEGGSEPPEFDFPDSTFGDLPTDSKKEDAFLNDLESFEPGHTADTSFNDLPSFEPDEKDAIATSELEAPISEAESLGEADKIDDPFSDWIKDAETQATKEANRPHRRDQEEREKAEFLFDDDSDYSTLPIDLQIASRKKLENYLSVFEISKEIAASRDFTSFFENLSYSILGQIGAEAVVIFSSTNGDFDALRVVDAQGLDADPTWVLESGDEIYQAVRRAPSVIYAKEMLKLIVPRKEKEILEKTSAELLVPIRSHEEFYGIILLTKTVAGEDYTIEDLEFLKIVGEISGSVFRRIMDVEAVHQENDHLKEVLKSNERILSTARDLAQVRDMDEAYDRLIEILKKELGLRRWTLLLLDRMNRKEYKVFGTNLLTPDTIGRFRLGLDSNLVGIVANVPGVFRIANFRKNPELLAQLTNDELGLMHEFDILPFLNLNWLVGMLVIHETEFPWTDTDRESAVGISEITAPILSNLLMLEERDAVFRDPFSPVESKINEAIARASKIGTPFSLTIFKVQNATRVVRMKGAGYFAYYCEELRNAIQENLGESDYCYRVGQGKYVVVLDGKDREETQIVVRKIRNRIVELDRQSKDFQTSTANQTLCFPADTKEKERLLELIEES, from the coding sequence ATGGGTCTTCTAGACAAAGTCAGTCGTATGATTCGTTCCGAGACGGCTGTCCCAGCCGGGGATTCCGTTTCGCCTTCGAAGTCTGCAGCGGTTTCCGAAAAGCCCTCCTTATTAAGAAAGTCCATGGCGGCCAGAGCAAAGGGCCTTCTAGAAAAGGCAAAGGAATTCACTAGCAGAAAAGAACCGGAAGAATTCAACTCGGCTTACGGAGATCCGGCGGAATTCGAACCGGCTCCTTTGTCCGCATCCAGTGAAGACGAATTTTCTTACGATTCTCCCGCTGCCGCTTCGGACTTTGCTCCAAATGCAGAATTCGAACCGATGGATGAAGACGGAGAGGGGGGCTCTGAACCCCCCGAATTCGATTTTCCCGATTCGACGTTCGGGGATTTGCCGACCGATTCCAAAAAAGAAGATGCGTTTTTAAATGACTTAGAGTCTTTCGAGCCGGGTCATACCGCCGATACTTCGTTTAACGATTTGCCTTCCTTCGAGCCCGACGAAAAGGATGCGATCGCAACGTCGGAACTTGAAGCCCCGATTTCCGAAGCGGAATCGTTAGGCGAGGCGGACAAAATCGATGATCCATTCTCGGATTGGATTAAGGACGCGGAGACACAAGCAACTAAGGAAGCGAACCGTCCTCATCGTAGAGACCAGGAGGAAAGGGAGAAAGCCGAATTCCTTTTTGACGACGACTCAGATTATTCCACGTTGCCGATCGATTTGCAGATTGCTTCTCGGAAGAAACTTGAAAACTACCTGTCGGTCTTTGAAATTTCGAAAGAAATCGCCGCATCCAGGGATTTTACCAGTTTTTTTGAAAACCTGTCCTATTCGATTTTAGGTCAAATCGGAGCCGAAGCCGTTGTGATTTTCTCTTCTACCAACGGTGATTTTGACGCACTAAGAGTCGTGGATGCGCAAGGATTGGATGCGGATCCCACCTGGGTATTGGAATCAGGCGACGAAATTTACCAAGCGGTTCGGCGCGCTCCTTCCGTAATTTATGCGAAGGAGATGCTTAAGCTTATCGTTCCTAGGAAGGAAAAAGAAATTTTGGAAAAAACTTCTGCGGAACTCTTAGTGCCGATTCGAAGCCACGAGGAATTTTATGGAATTATCCTTCTCACTAAAACGGTGGCCGGTGAAGATTATACGATCGAGGATCTTGAATTTCTTAAGATCGTAGGCGAGATATCCGGTTCGGTTTTTCGGCGTATAATGGACGTGGAAGCTGTCCATCAGGAAAACGATCATCTAAAGGAAGTTTTAAAAAGTAACGAAAGAATTTTATCGACTGCTCGTGATTTGGCTCAAGTTCGCGATATGGACGAGGCTTACGATCGATTGATTGAAATTTTAAAGAAAGAACTCGGATTGAGAAGATGGACTTTACTTCTTTTGGATCGGATGAACAGAAAAGAATATAAGGTTTTTGGAACGAACCTATTGACTCCGGATACGATCGGGAGATTTAGATTAGGATTAGATTCCAATCTAGTCGGAATCGTTGCGAATGTTCCGGGTGTCTTTAGGATCGCAAATTTTAGAAAAAATCCGGAACTACTCGCTCAACTAACGAACGACGAGTTGGGGCTGATGCATGAGTTCGATATCCTCCCGTTTTTAAATTTGAATTGGCTGGTCGGAATGCTCGTCATTCACGAAACGGAATTTCCTTGGACGGATACTGATCGAGAATCCGCGGTCGGTATTTCCGAAATAACCGCCCCAATCCTTTCCAATCTACTGATGCTGGAAGAGCGCGATGCGGTTTTTAGAGATCCGTTCAGTCCGGTAGAATCGAAGATTAACGAAGCGATTGCGCGTGCTTCTAAAATAGGAACCCCGTTCAGTCTTACTATTTTCAAGGTTCAGAATGCGACCCGAGTGGTTAGGATGAAAGGAGCCGGCTATTTTGCCTATTATTGTGAAGAATTAAGAAACGCAATCCAAGAAAATTTGGGAGAGAGTGACTACTGTTATAGAGTAGGGCAGGGTAAATACGTCGTGGTCTTGGACGGTAAGGATAGAGAGGAGACTCAAATCGTAGTGCGAAAAATTCGGAATCGAATCGTTGAACTAGATCGCCAAAGTAAAGACTTCCAAACCTCGACCGCCAATCAGACCTTATGTTTCCCCGCAGATACGAAAGAGAAAGAACGATTACTTGAATTGATCGAAGAATCGTAG
- a CDS encoding midas domain-containing protein: MADDFRINKGKNLPEGSEDEFDPNEMSLDDIDSLLSSGDDSSAFDFDSIPVTETSDPGGFEELLASSGEEYPTAFGDLEPAQDFTDNDLSINLNELDEEVHLDEDFDFELTDPLIDAEIDRLLDIEEEEDSNTSTEATAPSWKDTAAASSTATDLESKSSTENAFSDLGSLDLGDFSQPGEVPSSAFHSDDEPFETDEHETGFGDLELEDETPISLSDDELQDINISANLADFDMEEEESEDSVGPTATHPIEDEFLSDDEGPISLSDNELGDLLGEAPQTIESHETVDNAFADIGGDDFPVSGSTHSTLEEPNEEGDIALSIDELDHLLTDEGTTSEIDFGPDIIASEEPQSTAGWADFEPSSEEPTPVIAEDFSLEVPEQNLLSEEDSDEPIALSDDELGDLLSSGSEEPSDSLSLNDLEIPEEEIQGAEMDFAIGEPEEELLGEPIASDFDFGADLEAPTISDEEETISLPVSEFSDFTIPEDENDPFAARVLDEVEDTDVIPPGSDFLTHEDESEEPIALSDDELGDLLSSGEEEASVPATTPDFLSEEEDSDEPIALSDDELGDLLSSGEEETAEVSAEPDFGDLSFSDIGDGEETERLTKEMDLLSDEEADEPIALSDNELGDLLSSADEAIPVAANEPDFFADADEPIALSEDELGNLLSEEGKEESTSEFMSEEEDEGGPIALPVNELDELGMSSEPKTDYDIDWDGPVADLNELSEVKTAAPSDWDLGEEADEPITLSDDELGNLLADEEPRGMEVGELDALLSEPPPASDLDALGATGDEALIADLNFSEKESHLDTVPTVEALPPDPELLIVLDEFADEGELSPIEEIRQTAAPASEGAPAGAEGGEVQPSQEEMKRILLYLDELLGNLPDDMIREFSRSDYFELYKKLMKQIGV; this comes from the coding sequence ATGGCGGACGATTTTAGGATAAACAAAGGAAAGAATCTTCCCGAAGGAAGCGAGGATGAATTTGATCCGAATGAAATGAGTTTGGATGATATAGATTCTCTTCTCTCTTCGGGGGACGATTCTTCGGCCTTTGACTTCGATTCCATACCGGTAACTGAAACGTCGGATCCCGGCGGTTTCGAAGAGTTATTAGCGTCTTCCGGGGAAGAGTATCCGACGGCGTTCGGCGATTTAGAGCCCGCGCAGGATTTTACGGATAACGATCTAAGTATTAATTTAAACGAATTGGATGAAGAAGTCCACCTTGACGAAGATTTCGATTTTGAACTGACCGATCCTCTTATCGATGCGGAAATAGATCGCCTCTTAGATATCGAAGAAGAGGAAGATTCCAATACTTCGACCGAAGCGACGGCACCATCCTGGAAAGATACTGCAGCTGCGTCTTCCACTGCCACCGATCTCGAATCTAAATCGAGTACGGAAAACGCGTTTTCCGATTTGGGATCCTTGGATCTGGGAGATTTTTCGCAGCCTGGGGAAGTTCCTTCCTCGGCGTTTCATTCCGATGATGAACCGTTTGAAACGGATGAACACGAAACCGGCTTTGGCGATCTGGAATTGGAGGACGAAACTCCGATTTCTCTTTCCGATGATGAATTACAAGATATTAATATAAGTGCTAATCTCGCCGATTTCGATATGGAAGAAGAAGAGTCGGAAGACTCGGTCGGACCTACCGCTACGCATCCTATCGAGGACGAATTTCTATCGGATGACGAAGGTCCGATCTCTCTTTCCGACAACGAATTAGGCGATTTATTAGGCGAAGCCCCGCAGACTATCGAGTCACACGAAACGGTTGATAATGCTTTTGCGGATATCGGCGGAGATGACTTTCCGGTCTCCGGCTCGACTCACTCCACATTAGAAGAACCGAATGAAGAAGGGGATATTGCTCTCTCGATCGACGAACTCGACCATTTGCTAACCGACGAAGGTACTACCTCCGAAATCGATTTCGGTCCCGATATAATCGCATCGGAAGAGCCGCAGTCTACGGCGGGATGGGCGGATTTCGAGCCTTCCTCCGAAGAACCGACTCCAGTTATTGCGGAGGATTTTTCCCTTGAAGTACCGGAACAAAATTTGTTATCCGAAGAAGATTCCGACGAACCGATCGCTCTCTCGGATGACGAATTAGGCGATTTGCTATCTTCGGGATCGGAAGAACCTTCCGATTCGCTTTCTTTAAACGATTTGGAAATTCCGGAAGAAGAAATTCAGGGGGCAGAGATGGACTTTGCCATAGGCGAACCGGAAGAGGAGTTGCTGGGGGAACCTATCGCTTCCGACTTCGATTTCGGAGCCGACCTGGAAGCGCCGACCATTTCGGACGAAGAGGAAACAATATCTTTACCTGTCAGCGAGTTCAGCGATTTTACGATTCCGGAAGATGAAAACGATCCGTTCGCTGCGCGAGTGCTGGATGAGGTGGAAGATACCGACGTAATTCCTCCCGGATCCGACTTTTTAACGCATGAAGACGAATCGGAGGAACCGATTGCTCTTTCCGACGACGAATTAGGAGATTTACTCTCTTCCGGAGAAGAAGAAGCTTCCGTACCCGCGACAACACCGGACTTTCTTTCCGAGGAAGAAGATTCCGACGAACCGATCGCTCTTTCCGACGATGAATTAGGGGATTTACTCTCTTCCGGAGAAGAGGAAACTGCGGAAGTCTCGGCGGAACCGGACTTTGGAGATTTATCATTTTCCGATATCGGTGACGGTGAAGAAACGGAACGTCTGACAAAAGAGATGGATCTTCTTTCCGACGAGGAGGCCGACGAGCCGATTGCTCTTTCGGATAACGAACTAGGAGATCTGCTCTCATCCGCGGACGAGGCGATACCTGTCGCCGCAAACGAACCGGATTTCTTCGCCGATGCCGACGAGCCGATTGCTCTTTCCGAAGATGAATTAGGTAATTTGTTATCCGAAGAGGGAAAAGAGGAATCCACCTCCGAGTTCATGTCTGAGGAAGAAGACGAAGGCGGGCCGATTGCGTTGCCAGTCAATGAATTGGACGAACTCGGAATGTCTTCGGAACCTAAAACCGATTACGACATAGACTGGGACGGACCGGTTGCAGATTTAAACGAGTTGTCCGAGGTAAAAACGGCGGCCCCGTCCGACTGGGATCTGGGAGAAGAGGCCGACGAGCCGATCACTCTTTCCGACGACGAACTGGGTAATTTGCTCGCCGACGAAGAACCGAGAGGAATGGAAGTTGGAGAATTGGACGCGTTGCTCTCCGAGCCTCCTCCAGCCTCCGACTTGGACGCGTTAGGTGCTACCGGAGACGAGGCTCTTATCGCGGATTTGAATTTTTCGGAAAAAGAAAGTCATCTGGATACCGTACCGACGGTCGAGGCGTTACCGCCCGATCCGGAGCTGCTTATCGTACTGGATGAATTCGCCGACGAAGGAGAATTATCTCCGATCGAAGAAATTCGTCAGACTGCGGCTCCTGCGAGTGAGGGAGCTCCTGCAGGTGCGGAAGGTGGCGAAGTTCAACCGTCTCAAGAAGAGATGAAAAGAATTTTACTATATCTCGACGAATTGCTAGGTAATTTACCGGACGATATGATTCGAGAATTCTCTCGTTCCGACTACTTCGAACTTTATAAGAAATTAATGAAACAAATCGGCGTCTGA
- the atpC gene encoding ATP synthase F1 subunit epsilon, giving the protein MASPKLKVSVISPEKLLYTGDADSLIVPGSEGFFGVLPGHTSLVSLLGIGVLEIRQGSKTKIAVIEGGFFEIRNNNVTILTDHGSLKEEIDLEAAKKALEDAEVLPLSQEKNLLLQKAKTRILAASR; this is encoded by the coding sequence ATGGCTAGTCCTAAGCTAAAGGTTTCCGTCATTTCTCCGGAAAAGCTTCTCTATACGGGAGATGCCGACAGTCTGATCGTGCCAGGAAGCGAGGGATTCTTCGGAGTCCTTCCTGGACACACATCCCTAGTTTCTTTGCTCGGGATCGGTGTTCTGGAAATCAGACAAGGAAGCAAAACCAAGATCGCGGTGATTGAAGGCGGTTTCTTTGAAATCCGTAATAATAATGTTACGATCCTAACGGACCACGGTAGTTTGAAAGAAGAGATCGATTTAGAAGCCGCCAAAAAAGCTCTGGAAGATGCCGAAGTTCTTCCTCTATCCCAGGAGAAAAATCTCCTCCTCCAAAAGGCAAAAACCCGAATTTTAGCGGCTTCCCGCTAA